GCACGGTTTCGCCAACGTCTCGGTCCGGCAGATCAGCGAGGCAGCCGGCCAGCGCAACAACTCAGCGGTTCAGTACCACTTCGAGAGCCGTGACGGGCTCATCAGGACGATCCTGTCGAGCCACACCCGGCTGGTCGAAAAACACCGCATCCCCATGGTGGAGGCGCTGCGCGGGCAGGACACCGTGTCCCTGGAGGAGCACTACCGCTGCCTCATCCTGCCGACCGTCGAGAACCACATCGAAGCGGGCACTCCCACCTGGTCCGCCCGCTTCTTCGCACAGGCGCTGGTCGAGCCCGCGCTGCGCGACTACGTCCTCCAGGAACACCTCGACACCCCGTCGTACCGGCTGCTCAACGAGCTCGGTGGCATTCGCCGGGACGGCGTCCGCCCCGAACTCTTCGCCCGGCACGGCACGATGGTGCGCCAGCTCTCGGTGCACGCCTTCGCCGAGCTGGAGTACGACCTGGCGAACGGCCGTATCGACCCCGCCGCGGCGGAGGACTCCTGGCGGACGCTGGGCCAGGATCTGATCACGGCGCTGTGCGGGCTCACCACCGCCCTGCTCGGCCCGCTGTGACCGTGCGGGGCGGCCGGGGCCGGGGACGGGCTCACCGGGGCCCGGCCGCGGCGCCGACCGTGTGCATATGGCTCAGCCCCTGCCGGTAGGAGTCGAGCAGCCTGGTCTCGGCGTACGGGGTTCACCACGATCATCCGCGCGTACCAACCCTTGCGGCGCTCCAGCAGCCCCTGTCCCTCGACCTGCCGCAGCAGGGGGGGGCGAAGTCGCTCCCCTGTGGTGCGGTGCCGCCGCCGGACGCGGTGGACACGGACGGCGCGGTGGGGAGGGGCGGCGCGGTGGCCTGAGACATGGAAGACTCCGGTCCTGAATCGGTCAGCAACACTCCGACCTGCTTAAACGTACGGACCAGAGACCATGCGGCACCATGGCGGCAGCGCCCCGGGCGCGTGGGGGCCAGCCCCCGGAACCCCGCAGGGGGTCAGCACCGCCCCCGCCCCGCCGGGCAGGGCCTACGGCTTGTGGCCGACCGCCTCCGCGTAGAACGAGCGGTCCACGACCTTGTCCTCGGGCAGCGGGTCGCCCTCCACCACCCCGGCGGTGGCGTACGCCTTCTGGAGGCGGTCCACGGTGCCCGCGCGAATCTCCCAGTCCATGCGCAGCGACGGCACGGCGGCCAGCGTGTCCGGCTCGGTCTTGAGCACGTCGCCGAGGTCGTCGAGGAACGCCTTGTCCTTCTTGTAGTCCCCGGCGAAGTAGGTGTTGACGGTGCGGATGTAGGCGCGCAGGAACGCGACCCCCGCGTCCGGGTCCCCGGTCAGCAGATCGGGGCCGAACAGGAGCCCGCCGAGCGGCTCGCCCCTCGGCTGACCGCCGAGGAAGGCGTAGTCCGCGTCGCCGTCCACCTGGCGCCACACCGGGTCGAGCAGCCAGGCCGCGTCCACTCCGCCGTTCTTCAGCGAGGCGAGCACCTCGGCCGGGCCGAGCTGCTGGAAGCGGACGCTGTCCATGTCGGCCTTGTGCGCGGAGAGCACCTTCTCCATCGGGTACGTGATGACCGAGCCCTTGCCGATGAGGGTGCCGACCGTACGGTCCTTGAGGCTGACCCCGCCCGCCGTCTCCCCCGGCCGCAGCCTGGCCCAGAATCCGCTCCTGGAGCCGGGCGCGGGCGTGAAGTTGCCGGCGACCCAGCGAATGTCGAACCCCTGCCGGATGCCGTTGAGCACGGCGGCCTCCGGCGCCGCGTACTGGACGTCGACATCGCCCTTGGCGAGCAGTGGCAGCGCGTCCGGGGTGGGCAGCAGCTTCACCTCGACGTCGAGCTTCTCCTTGCTGAATTCGCCCTTCGCCACGCCGATCCGCAGGGGCGCCAGATACTCGGCGGTCAGCGTGGAGGCGGAGACGACGACCTTCGTCTTCTTCTTCAGCGGCTTCGGCGCGGGCGCGCCGGGCGCGCAACGGGCGGGCCCGCGGCCGGCGGACCTGTCGGAGGGGTCGGTCCAGCCCTTGGCGCAGCCCGCGACGGGGGTGATCGGGCGGGGCTTGCCGCGCGTGCCCGGGCCCGCCGACTCCGAGGTCTGCGCGTCGCAGGCGGCGAGGGAGCCGAGGGAGCCGAGGACGCCCAGCAGGGTCACGCCGGTGAGCAGGGCGCGGGCGAGGGAGGGTGTCCGTGCCATGGATGCCGCCTTCCGGGGGCCGGGGGCCGGGTGTCGGAGCCGAGGTGGAGGTCAGGACTGGGGCCGGCCGCGGTCCCGCGGCGCCCAGGGGGTGAGCCGGCGGCCGACGAACCGGACGAGTTCGGAGAAGACCACGCCGAGCACGGCCACGCAGACGATGCCGACGAACATCACGTCGTTCTGGAACAGCGTCCGCGAGTCGAAGATCAGGTGGCCGAGGCCGTCGTTCGCGGCGATCTGCTCGGAGGCCACGATGACCAGGACCGCCACCCCGGCCGCGACCCGCATGCCGACGAGGACCTGCGGCAGCGAGGCGGGCAGCAGGACATGGCGGAACATCTGCCAGGGACCGGCGCCGAATACCTGTCCGGCCTCCCGGTGGCCCTCGGCGACGCCCATCACGGCGGCCATCGTGGAGATCCACACGAAGAAGAAGACGGTGGTCGCGACGAGCGCGATCTGGGGACCTTCGCCGAGGCCGAACATGTTGAGGAACACGGGGAGCAGCGCGAGTTTGGGCACGACGTACAGGGCGTCGAGCAACGGTTCCAGCGCCGCGCGGACCATCCGCAGCGCGCCCATCAGCAGCCCGAAGAGATAGCCCGCGGCGGTGCCGAGCGCATAACCGGCGATCACCCGCTTCAGCGTGGCCCATACGTCCGGCCACAGCTTGCCGTCGGCGGCGCGCTGCCAGCCGTCCGCCGCGATCGTGGACGGCGCGGGGTAGATACGCGAGTCGATCCAGCGCTGATCCGCGGCGAGCTGCCACAGCAGGATCAGCGCGGCGGGCACGGCGAGGGCGAGGGAGAGTTCGATGGCGCGGCGGCGCCGGTGGGCGCGGACCGGATCGCGCTCCCCCGGCCCGGGGCGCCGCACCAGCAGCGTCGTCTCGGCGGACCCGCCGCCCCGTTCGCCTTCGCCGGGGTGTTGACCGGGCCGCGCGGCCGGGACCGAGGCCGCCGCGTTCTCGCCCTTCATGAGGGCTTCCCCACCGGGTCCGCCGGAGCGGCGGCACCGGCCCCGCCCCGCTGTACCTCGTCGCGCAGGAGTTCCCACAGCTCGGACCGCAACGCGGCGAACTGCGGAGCGTGGCGCATCGCCCCGGTGCGCGGGCGTTCGAACGGCGGGTGCCGTTCGGCGATCACCCTGCCGGGCCTGGCCGACATCACCACCACCCGGTCCCCGAGCACGATCGCCTCCTCCAGGCTGTGGGTGACGAACAGTGCGGTGGTGCGGGTGGCCTGGCAGACCGCGAGCAACTCGTCCTGGAGGATGGTGCGCAACTGGGCGTCGAGCGCGGCGAACGGTTCGTCCAGGAGCAGCACCTCCGGCTCCACCGCGAGCGCGCGGGCGATCGCCACCCGCTGCCGCATCCCGCCCGACAGGGTGGCCGGGTAGGCGTCGGCGAAGTCGGACAGACCGAGCCGGGCCAGCCAGTCCCGGGCCCGCGCGTCGGCCGCCCTGCGCGGCACCCGCCGCACATCGAGGCCGAAGCGGACGTTGGCCAGCACGGTCTTCCAGTCGTAGATGCCGTAGTCCTGCGGGATCATCGCGGCCGGATGCCGGCGACGCGCGCGAATCTCGACCTCGCCACCGCTGGGGCGGACGAGTCCGGCGACGATGCGCAGGAACGTGGACTTGCCGCATCCGGACGGGCCGACGATGCAGCAGAACTCCCCGTGCCGAATGTCCATGTCGAGTGGTCCGAGGGCGTGCACCTGCCGGGTTCCGTGCCCGAAGGTGCGGGTCACCGCGCGGGCACGTACTTTCGGCGCGGCCCCGGGTGTGGTGTGCGGCTCCACCCTGTAACTCCTGATCCGGTCGAGCGGGTGTCGTGCGACAACGGCTGCGCGCACCGCTTTACGATATGACGGTCCGTCAGATTCGGGCAAGGGTGGCGACGGGACTGGCAACTCGGGGGCAGCGACGGCTCAGGACGGACGACCGCTCAGGACAGGCGGCGGCACAGCAGCGCGTCCGGGCTGCCGGAGCTGCCCACCCGCGTGGTGAAGGCGATACCGGCGGCGTACTCGCCGTCCGCGCACTGGCCCTTGTAGGCGCCGTGGGCGAAGTCGCCCCCCGCGGCGTCGGCGGGCCGGTTGTCGGAGCGGTCGAACCAGACCGCACGTCCCGTGGCGCCCAACGAGGTCCGGGCCGGGGCACACAGCCCGGCGGACACCCGGCTGCCACGGCGGCTGTAGCCGATGAGGAACTGGTCCGAGGGGCACTGGAACTTGGTGTAGCCGGAGGCCCAGTCGCCACCGGCGGGTACGTACCGTTCGTCCGTGACGACCGTATGGGCGGTGCCGGGGGCGCGCGGGTCGTCGGCGCCGGTGTCGGTGCACAGCCCGCGCCCGGAGGTGTGGCTGAGGCCGATCAGCCGCAGCCCATCGGGGCAGGCTGCCTTGTAGGCGCCCGGATCCCAGTCGCCCCGGGCCCGTTCGATCAGGGACTGCACATGGTCGCCGTGGTCGGTGACGAGCATGCGCCAGGTCGGGACGCGGTCGACGGGGCCGGTGCGTTCGGGCGCGGTCATCAGCCGCTGCCACGCCGTGCCGCGCCAGTCGCCCTGGTCGAGGATTCCGTATCTGCGGCCCGTGGAGTCGTAGCGCAGCAGCGCCCAGTCGTCGTGGCCTTCCCAGCCCACGAGTGGCCAGTAGGCGAAGTCGGCGTCACGGTCGGCGAAGTAGTCGGTGATATGGGTGAACCAGGCGCGCGGCGCGGTGCCCGTCTCGGCCGAGCCGATACCGAACTCGCTGATCCACACGGGTGCCGTGTAGTGCTTCCCGCTGTCCTCGGCGACGAAGAACGCCTGGTCGGTGAGGGTTCGATACAGCTCATCGCGGCTGAGGTCCTGGTACCGGGGGTCATGTGTCTCGCCGACGCCGGTGGCACCGCTGTGGCGCGGGCCGGTGTATCCGTAGAAGTGGGCCGAGTACACCAGCTTGTGGGCGCCTGTGAGGGTGTGCGAGAGGGTGCGCGCGGGGGCCAGGGTGGGGCGCTCATGGGGCAGCCCGTCCACCGGAATCCCGGTCCAGTTGATGCCCTCGATCACGATGAGGAGGTCGGGGTCGGCCTCGGTGAGGATGCGGTCGGCGGCGCGCTGCGCGGCGGTGTACCAGTCGTGCGCGTCGCCAAGGCCCCAGTTGGGGTCGTCCAGGACGTCGCGGCGCACCTCGTTGTAGAGGTCGGCGCCCACCACACGTGGTTCGTCGGCGTAACGGCGGGCCATGAAGACCCAGTCGTCGATCCACGCTTGCGTGGACTGGCTGCTGTTCCACCGCTCGTTGCCGTCGATGCCGCAGCACCACCGGGTGGTGTTGGTGTGGTTGTTGAGGATGACGGCGAAGCCGTCCCGGCTGAGGGCGGACACCACGGCGTCGAAGATCTGAAGGGGTGTCTTTCCGCGCAGTTGGGTGTTGGCGGCTACGGCGCTGTCCGGCACGGTCGCCGCGGCATGGATCATCTCGTTGGAGAACGGCAGCCGGATGCTGTTGATGCCCAGCCGATGGAAGTCGGCGAGCAGTGTCGGCAGGGGCGCCCGGTCCAGGCCGAGGGGGATGCCGGAGGAGTTCTGCCCGGAGTGGTGGTTGGCGGGGTCGTCGACACTGCCGCTCCCCGTCCACGAGCCCTGCGCGCCGTCCCAGTTGGCCGACTTGAGCCGGAAGCGGTCGCCCTTGGCGTCCACGATGTACCGGCCGCGGGTCGACAGCGGCGGCTGCCAGGCGTCGGCCGCGGGGGCGGGGGCGAAGGTGGCCGTGGCGGAGGTGGTGGGGGCCGCCTGCGCGGCGGGCTGTTGGGCGGTGGCGACCGGTCCCGGCGCCGTGGCCAGCAGGGCGAGGATCGACGCGATTCCCGTCAGGTACCTGAGGGTTCTCCTGGTCGGCATGCGGCCTTCCCGTGGGTGAGCGATGGTGCCCGAACGCGGCTCCGCCGGACCCGGCGCGCCCGGGCACCATACTGACGCCCCATCACATCACCGTCCAGACAGCGTGCGATCAGCTCGACGGCTCGACCACCAGCCGTGCCCCCTGCGTTTCGCCGGACGAGGGCCCGGTCTCCAGCAGGAGTTCGCCGGGTTCGACGGCGAGGCCCAGGTCCCGGGTGACGGAGGCGAGGGTGTCGGCGTCGATCGCGAACACGGCCTCGGCCTCCTCCCCCGGCCGCAGGTCGAGGCGGGCGAAGCCACGGAGCTCGCGCACGCGGGGCCACGAGGAGCCGCCCGACAGCCGTCGCACATAGAGCTGGGCCGTCTCGCGCACCGGCCGCTCACCGGTGTTGCGCACGGTCACCCGGCAGCTGAGCGTCGGGGCGTCCGCGGTCACACGGGCGCGGGAGAGCCGTGGTGGCGCGTACGCGACCGTGGTGTACGAAAGGCCGTGACCGAAGGCGTAGCGGCCGGTGGCGGGCTGGTCCACATAGCCGCGGTACCGGTGGTCCTTGGCGTTGTAGAACACCGGCAGCTGCGCGGCCGACCTGGGGATGGACACCGGCAGCCGCCCCTCGGGCCCGGCCGCGCCGAACAGGACGTCGGCGACGGCCCGCCCGCCCCACGGGCCCGGGTACCAGGCGCTCAGCACCGCCGCGGCCTTCTCCGAGAGGTCGGGCAGGGCGTGCGGACGGCCCTGGACGAGGACCACGACGACCGGCACACCCGTGGCGGCCACCGCGTCAAGGAGCGCCACCTGCCCGACGGACAGGCCCAGTTCGGCCAGGTCGACACCTTCGCCGCAGGTCATACCGGCGGGGTTGGCGGAGCTCACCACCGCCGCGCCGTTGGTGTCGAAGGTGGTGTCACCTGACCGGGCGCTGGATCCGCCCAGGACGAGCACCGCGATGTCCGCCGATCCCGCCAGCGCGACCGCCTCGGGGACCCCGGAGAGGTCGCCGCCGACCAGCTCGCACCCGGGCGCGTAGGTGACCTCGGTGTCCGGCGGGGCGGCCGACCGGATGCCGTCCAGGACCGTGACGTGGTCGGAGCCGGGGCGCTGTGGCGCGGTGTAGTCGCCGATCTGCTGGGCGACGGAGTCGGCGTTCGGGCCGAGGACGGCGATCCGGCGGGTCGAGGGTGCCAGCGGCAGGACTCCCCCGTCGTGGGCGAGCAGGGTGATGGACGCGCGGGCCACGCGTTCGCTCAGCTCATGCGGGTCGGAGGGCCGGTCCACGGCAGGCGCGTAGGGCTGCTCGAAGAGGCCCAGGCGGAACTTCAGCGCCAGCACCCGGGCCACGGCGGTGTCCAGGGTCCGCTCCGCGACGAGCCCCCGGGCCACCGCCTCGGCCAGCCGCGGGAAGCAGGCGTCCCAGAGGCTGAGGTCGCATCCGGCGTTCAGGGCCAGGGCGCCCGCGGCCACCGGGTCGCCCGTGAGCCGGACCAGACGGTCGATGGCGCCACCGTCCGCCATCACGATGCCGTCCAACTCCAGCCAGCCCCTGAGGAGTTCGGTCAGCAGCGGCCGACTGGCGACGCAGGGCAGGCCGTCGAACTCGTTGTAGGCCGCCATCACCCCGGCCGCACCGGCGCGTATCCCGGCCCGGGCCGCCGCCAGATGGATCTCGTGCAGTTCGCGGGCGCCCAGTTCGGTGGCCGCGCTGTTGCGTCCGCCGACCGTGGCCCCCTGTCCGGCGAAGTGCTTGAGCACCACGGCCACGTCCGCCGTGCGCATCCCCCGCACCAGCGCCTCGGTGAGCCGGGCCGCCAGATACGGGTCCTCGCCGAAGCACTCCTCCGCACGGCCCCAGCGCGGATCGCGCACCAGGTCGAGGGCGGAGACCAGCGCCACGTGGCCACCGCGTGCCCGCATCTCCGCGCCGACCGCGGCCGCCGCCGCCTCGTAGAGCCCGGGGTCCCAGGTGGCGCCCACGGCGAGGTTGACCGGCAGCACGGTTCCGTCCAGGGCCTGGTGGCCGTGCGGAACCTCCTCGACGAGCAGCACGGGTATGCCAAGACGGGTGTTCTCCACGACATGTCGCTGTACGGCATCGGCGACCCGCGCCCCGTCCGCCGCCGTGATGCCGTCGGCGAAGCCGACGCCGGACCAGGCGTCGGCCCGCTGGAGCCCGTACAGGGCACCCATCCCGCCGTACGCGGCGACCTCGGCGCGGAAGGCGTCGGTGAGCCGGTGGCCGCTGTCGGTGCGCTCGTAGGCGTGCCAGCCGTACATCCGCTGGTTGACCTGGCCGACCTTCTCGGTGAGCGTCATCCGCCCCAGCAGATCGCGGACCCGCTCCGCCACCGGCGCGGTCGGGTCGCGGTAGAGCTGATCGGTCACGTCAGCTCCAGGACGCGCACACCGTACGGGCCGAGCGTCACATCCGCCGTCGCCGCGCCGGACGCGAGGTCGTGCAGCGTTCCCTCGGTGGCGGGGCGGACGGTGACCTCCTCGGGGCTCTGGCTGACCAGCCATACGAAGCGG
This genomic interval from Streptomyces asiaticus contains the following:
- a CDS encoding TetR/AcrR family transcriptional regulator, giving the protein MTPPGPAAPPSPRSALARDKLMRTAERLYAEHGFANVSVRQISEAAGQRNNSAVQYHFESRDGLIRTILSSHTRLVEKHRIPMVEALRGQDTVSLEEHYRCLILPTVENHIEAGTPTWSARFFAQALVEPALRDYVLQEHLDTPSYRLLNELGGIRRDGVRPELFARHGTMVRQLSVHAFAELEYDLANGRIDPAAAEDSWRTLGQDLITALCGLTTALLGPL
- a CDS encoding ABC transporter substrate-binding protein — protein: MARTPSLARALLTGVTLLGVLGSLGSLAACDAQTSESAGPGTRGKPRPITPVAGCAKGWTDPSDRSAGRGPARCAPGAPAPKPLKKKTKVVVSASTLTAEYLAPLRIGVAKGEFSKEKLDVEVKLLPTPDALPLLAKGDVDVQYAAPEAAVLNGIRQGFDIRWVAGNFTPAPGSRSGFWARLRPGETAGGVSLKDRTVGTLIGKGSVITYPMEKVLSAHKADMDSVRFQQLGPAEVLASLKNGGVDAAWLLDPVWRQVDGDADYAFLGGQPRGEPLGGLLFGPDLLTGDPDAGVAFLRAYIRTVNTYFAGDYKKDKAFLDDLGDVLKTEPDTLAAVPSLRMDWEIRAGTVDRLQKAYATAGVVEGDPLPEDKVVDRSFYAEAVGHKP
- a CDS encoding ABC transporter permease gives rise to the protein MKGENAAASVPAARPGQHPGEGERGGGSAETTLLVRRPGPGERDPVRAHRRRRAIELSLALAVPAALILLWQLAADQRWIDSRIYPAPSTIAADGWQRAADGKLWPDVWATLKRVIAGYALGTAAGYLFGLLMGALRMVRAALEPLLDALYVVPKLALLPVFLNMFGLGEGPQIALVATTVFFFVWISTMAAVMGVAEGHREAGQVFGAGPWQMFRHVLLPASLPQVLVGMRVAAGVAVLVIVASEQIAANDGLGHLIFDSRTLFQNDVMFVGIVCVAVLGVVFSELVRFVGRRLTPWAPRDRGRPQS
- a CDS encoding ABC transporter ATP-binding protein, producing MEPHTTPGAAPKVRARAVTRTFGHGTRQVHALGPLDMDIRHGEFCCIVGPSGCGKSTFLRIVAGLVRPSGGEVEIRARRRHPAAMIPQDYGIYDWKTVLANVRFGLDVRRVPRRAADARARDWLARLGLSDFADAYPATLSGGMRQRVAIARALAVEPEVLLLDEPFAALDAQLRTILQDELLAVCQATRTTALFVTHSLEEAIVLGDRVVVMSARPGRVIAERHPPFERPRTGAMRHAPQFAALRSELWELLRDEVQRGGAGAAAPADPVGKPS
- a CDS encoding glycoside hydrolase family 5 protein; the protein is MPTRRTLRYLTGIASILALLATAPGPVATAQQPAAQAAPTTSATATFAPAPAADAWQPPLSTRGRYIVDAKGDRFRLKSANWDGAQGSWTGSGSVDDPANHHSGQNSSGIPLGLDRAPLPTLLADFHRLGINSIRLPFSNEMIHAAATVPDSAVAANTQLRGKTPLQIFDAVVSALSRDGFAVILNNHTNTTRWCCGIDGNERWNSSQSTQAWIDDWVFMARRYADEPRVVGADLYNEVRRDVLDDPNWGLGDAHDWYTAAQRAADRILTEADPDLLIVIEGINWTGIPVDGLPHERPTLAPARTLSHTLTGAHKLVYSAHFYGYTGPRHSGATGVGETHDPRYQDLSRDELYRTLTDQAFFVAEDSGKHYTAPVWISEFGIGSAETGTAPRAWFTHITDYFADRDADFAYWPLVGWEGHDDWALLRYDSTGRRYGILDQGDWRGTAWQRLMTAPERTGPVDRVPTWRMLVTDHGDHVQSLIERARGDWDPGAYKAACPDGLRLIGLSHTSGRGLCTDTGADDPRAPGTAHTVVTDERYVPAGGDWASGYTKFQCPSDQFLIGYSRRGSRVSAGLCAPARTSLGATGRAVWFDRSDNRPADAAGGDFAHGAYKGQCADGEYAAGIAFTTRVGSSGSPDALLCRRLS
- a CDS encoding glycoside hydrolase family 3 N-terminal domain-containing protein translates to MTDQLYRDPTAPVAERVRDLLGRMTLTEKVGQVNQRMYGWHAYERTDSGHRLTDAFRAEVAAYGGMGALYGLQRADAWSGVGFADGITAADGARVADAVQRHVVENTRLGIPVLLVEEVPHGHQALDGTVLPVNLAVGATWDPGLYEAAAAAVGAEMRARGGHVALVSALDLVRDPRWGRAEECFGEDPYLAARLTEALVRGMRTADVAVVLKHFAGQGATVGGRNSAATELGARELHEIHLAAARAGIRAGAAGVMAAYNEFDGLPCVASRPLLTELLRGWLELDGIVMADGGAIDRLVRLTGDPVAAGALALNAGCDLSLWDACFPRLAEAVARGLVAERTLDTAVARVLALKFRLGLFEQPYAPAVDRPSDPHELSERVARASITLLAHDGGVLPLAPSTRRIAVLGPNADSVAQQIGDYTAPQRPGSDHVTVLDGIRSAAPPDTEVTYAPGCELVGGDLSGVPEAVALAGSADIAVLVLGGSSARSGDTTFDTNGAAVVSSANPAGMTCGEGVDLAELGLSVGQVALLDAVAATGVPVVVVLVQGRPHALPDLSEKAAAVLSAWYPGPWGGRAVADVLFGAAGPEGRLPVSIPRSAAQLPVFYNAKDHRYRGYVDQPATGRYAFGHGLSYTTVAYAPPRLSRARVTADAPTLSCRVTVRNTGERPVRETAQLYVRRLSGGSSWPRVRELRGFARLDLRPGEEAEAVFAIDADTLASVTRDLGLAVEPGELLLETGPSSGETQGARLVVEPSS